The Stygiolobus azoricus genome window below encodes:
- a CDS encoding FAD-binding oxidoreductase, which produces MSVFSYLIKRGIEVSQDPKIIEEKSKDWSFVSPLLSKYTSLKADAVAFPKNEEEVISIVEFALQMHVPLIPRGAGYGTVGGLIPLKGGLIVDMSKMNHIKEHEDYVEAEAGAKFTFNARVYPTIYQKATVGGYFCGGSWGIGSYEYGPNWDQVIEVTMVNPKGKLVTLKGGDIKIAAHAEGTTGIVTRLKILKREYANDVSKLFLFDTYQDAIKFIQKIYEDEIPLYHITLRSPEIAKLTEKSTGFSTDKWQVLITYPENREIKLEGGYDGTLLWGRRNLFFAAVYVTSNMLMKGIYYNQYHIPIEELSEWITKTREINPIIESEFANDWKGHTYFIVQGGERFNKLLELFSESSFNLHSIYINDRLPREHVSKIVNYKKAYDKEDLINPGKVKFQ; this is translated from the coding sequence ATGAGCGTCTTTAGTTACCTAATTAAACGAGGCATAGAAGTATCGCAAGATCCTAAAATAATCGAAGAAAAAAGTAAGGACTGGAGCTTCGTATCCCCTCTACTCTCTAAGTATACTTCATTAAAAGCTGATGCAGTGGCTTTTCCGAAAAATGAGGAAGAAGTAATAAGTATAGTAGAGTTTGCTTTACAAATGCATGTACCACTTATTCCTAGAGGTGCTGGTTATGGTACAGTAGGAGGTCTAATACCTTTAAAAGGAGGACTTATAGTTGACATGAGTAAGATGAATCATATTAAGGAACATGAAGATTATGTAGAGGCAGAAGCCGGTGCTAAGTTTACCTTTAATGCCAGAGTATATCCTACTATATATCAGAAAGCCACTGTTGGAGGTTATTTTTGTGGGGGTTCTTGGGGAATAGGATCTTATGAATATGGACCCAATTGGGATCAAGTGATAGAAGTAACTATGGTTAATCCTAAGGGAAAACTCGTTACTCTAAAAGGTGGAGATATTAAAATAGCTGCTCATGCTGAAGGTACTACCGGAATAGTTACTCGATTAAAAATTCTTAAACGAGAATATGCTAACGACGTTAGCAAGCTTTTCCTTTTCGATACTTATCAAGACGCAATTAAGTTTATACAGAAAATATATGAAGATGAAATACCTTTATATCATATAACTTTAAGGTCTCCGGAAATTGCAAAACTGACTGAAAAATCTACGGGATTTTCCACTGATAAGTGGCAAGTATTAATTACATACCCTGAGAACAGGGAGATAAAACTAGAAGGGGGTTACGATGGGACACTGTTATGGGGTAGAAGAAACTTGTTCTTTGCAGCAGTATACGTCACATCTAATATGCTAATGAAGGGGATCTACTATAATCAATATCATATACCAATAGAGGAGTTATCAGAATGGATAACTAAAACTAGAGAAATAAACCCAATAATAGAGAGTGAATTTGCAAATGATTGGAAGGGACATACTTACTTCATAGTCCAAGGAGGAGAAAGATTCAACAAACTCTTAGAACTGTTCTCCGAAAGTTCGTTCAATTTACATTCTATATATATAAATGATAGATTACCGAGAGAGCATGTTAGTAAGATTGTGAACTACAAGAAGGCTTACGATAAAGAAGATCTAATTAATCCAGGAAAAGTCAAGTTCCAATAA
- a CDS encoding M20/M25/M40 family metallo-hydrolase — protein MLSQEEKQYALKKYIEFLQHPSVSATGEGIRDTASWLKDFMTELGIDSTIEDTGGHPVVLGKVNNGGDKTLLVYNHYDVQPVDPLNEWKYPPFSATIENNVVYARGASDNKGVLIARLIAFSKYKGNLNFKFLFEGEEEIGSVHLSEYVEKHKEKLNADAVIMEGAGLDAKGRPMIILGVKGLLYVQLTVRTGDRDVHSSNAPIVFNPVWELIKILNSIYDGEKVKLKGFYDDIEPINAEIKELLEKYDVDPEDIRKSLGVFKLKTSDIKSLFTVPTCNIDGIISGYTGKGSKTIVPSYAMVKMDFRLVPNQDPKKILSSLIDHIKDKAQIEVMGMEKPVRTSPNSNVVKAMINSAKRVYLNDPVIIPNSAGTQPMGVFADLGIKEIVSAIGVGTPSSNAHAPNENVNLENFYKAIEHAYEFYNEYEKLNK, from the coding sequence ATGTTAAGCCAGGAAGAGAAACAATATGCACTTAAAAAATACATAGAATTTTTACAGCATCCTTCTGTTTCAGCAACAGGGGAAGGAATTAGAGATACAGCATCGTGGCTAAAAGACTTCATGACAGAGTTAGGAATAGATTCGACTATAGAAGATACTGGCGGGCACCCAGTAGTATTAGGAAAGGTAAATAACGGAGGAGATAAAACACTCTTAGTTTATAACCATTATGACGTTCAACCAGTTGATCCGCTTAACGAATGGAAATATCCACCTTTTTCTGCCACTATTGAAAATAACGTTGTTTATGCTAGAGGAGCTTCTGATAATAAAGGAGTGTTAATAGCTAGGCTAATCGCATTTTCAAAGTATAAAGGAAATCTTAATTTTAAATTTCTATTTGAAGGAGAAGAAGAGATAGGAAGTGTCCACCTATCTGAATATGTAGAAAAGCACAAGGAAAAATTAAATGCAGATGCTGTAATCATGGAAGGGGCAGGATTAGATGCTAAAGGAAGACCTATGATTATTCTTGGTGTAAAGGGGCTATTATACGTTCAGCTTACTGTTAGGACCGGTGATAGGGATGTTCATTCCTCCAATGCACCTATAGTATTTAATCCCGTATGGGAATTGATAAAGATACTAAATTCAATATATGATGGAGAAAAAGTTAAACTGAAGGGATTTTATGACGACATAGAACCTATTAATGCAGAAATAAAGGAATTATTGGAAAAGTATGATGTAGACCCTGAAGATATCAGGAAATCATTAGGAGTATTTAAGCTAAAAACGAGTGACATTAAGTCACTGTTCACAGTGCCTACTTGCAACATAGACGGAATCATATCAGGCTATACTGGTAAAGGAAGTAAGACTATAGTACCATCTTATGCTATGGTCAAGATGGATTTCAGGTTGGTGCCTAATCAAGATCCTAAAAAGATCCTTTCGTCTTTAATAGACCACATTAAGGATAAAGCACAGATAGAGGTTATGGGAATGGAAAAGCCTGTCAGAACGAGCCCTAATTCTAACGTAGTTAAGGCTATGATTAATTCCGCTAAAAGAGTTTATCTAAATGATCCAGTGATAATACCTAATTCAGCAGGAACCCAACCTATGGGTGTTTTTGCAGATCTTGGGATAAAGGAGATTGTAAGTGCAATTGGAGTGGGGACACCCTCATCTAATGCTCATGCTCCCAACGAAAATGTAAATCTTGAAAATTTCTATAAAGCCATTGAACATGCTTATGAATTTTATAATGAATACGAGAAGTTGAATAAGTAG
- a CDS encoding saccharopine dehydrogenase family protein: MRISVLGGSGLIGRVITKELLKEHEVQVIDIVRSAYSNVDYIYGDLNNIDDIAEKIKNSDYVINAAQYYFNLNAMKAALKSGVNYIDLGGLFWMTKKQLELNKDFEREGILALIGMGAEPGVTNVIARYIYNKYGTPEAIMLRDGWINNSEKIDWSIDTQIDEMIMDAPVFENGEYRYYKPLSRSEEVDFSIGRIRVYLTIHSELATFPSSFEGVKYVDWMEGGTGFEYIAFISKLFGEDREVMGIKTRKYLKEVLKSKGLIGYNSEEPKELEACKVIFKYEDREVTMEFVSYPKDEFDGTQYVTGISPVIAINMKVRGSGVLPPEKVIESETFLQKLKEKGIKLIYQEKVDL; the protein is encoded by the coding sequence TTGAGAATATCTGTACTAGGAGGTTCTGGATTAATAGGGAGGGTAATTACAAAAGAACTATTAAAGGAACATGAAGTACAAGTTATAGACATAGTAAGATCCGCTTATTCAAACGTCGATTATATATACGGTGACTTGAACAATATAGATGATATAGCGGAAAAAATAAAGAACAGTGATTACGTTATAAACGCCGCACAGTATTATTTTAACTTAAACGCCATGAAGGCTGCGCTTAAGTCTGGAGTAAACTACATCGACTTAGGAGGACTATTTTGGATGACCAAGAAACAACTGGAGCTTAACAAGGATTTCGAAAGGGAGGGAATTCTCGCCCTAATAGGAATGGGTGCTGAACCAGGTGTAACGAACGTAATAGCGAGATACATTTATAACAAATACGGTACTCCAGAGGCAATAATGCTTAGGGACGGTTGGATCAACAACAGCGAGAAAATAGATTGGAGTATAGATACACAAATAGACGAAATGATAATGGATGCCCCAGTTTTTGAGAACGGTGAATATAGATACTATAAACCACTTTCAAGGAGTGAAGAGGTGGATTTTTCTATAGGTAGAATCAGAGTATACCTTACGATACATAGTGAATTAGCTACTTTTCCTAGCTCTTTCGAGGGGGTAAAATACGTAGACTGGATGGAGGGTGGTACTGGATTTGAGTATATTGCTTTCATATCTAAATTATTCGGTGAGGATAGGGAAGTTATGGGAATAAAGACTAGGAAATACCTAAAAGAGGTTCTGAAGTCTAAAGGTTTAATAGGTTATAATAGTGAAGAGCCGAAAGAGCTGGAGGCGTGTAAAGTAATTTTCAAATATGAAGATAGAGAAGTAACAATGGAGTTCGTATCCTATCCTAAGGACGAATTTGACGGAACTCAATACGTTACTGGTATATCACCAGTAATAGCTATTAATATGAAAGTTAGGGGAAGTGGTGTCCTACCTCCAGAAAAAGTTATAGAAAGCGAGACCTTCCTACAGAAGCTAAAAGAAAAGGGTATAAAATTAATTTACCAAGAAAAAGTCGATTTATAG
- a CDS encoding APC family permease — protein MESKRIFIRETSGLVREVSPWSSMLATFALVTGGVPILIISWLWLAPGIDWTLAFLITLVPTLSMAFLFYLAGISMPRAGGDYVFNSRATHPAVGFVNYFALFIAFALSLGLYSYLGARWFAYLFSGLGMFLNNTSLMNLGSFFSTTSGSVAVGLIIIVVSAILSFSNRAAWKFTLISGIVSIIATIVMFYVLSTINPTAFSNALSSFTGVPNAYQNVISDATSNGLSFVSSPIIAAVLGIPVIWYYYTWYNLPASWSGEMKNVRINVLYSIIVAILIIAAYYILFTQLNINAFGERFLTAWGYISCNGVNDTVYNDLSSIGTFTPFFALLVNKSIPLFIIMFIAFWLPNFYSNPPLIIGLTRYLFAWSFDRLMPSWMADVSEKLHIPLKSTLLVSIIGLIGVLLYAYVPQISIVDVTVIFQISYAIFAISVALMPYIRRNIYENAVPIKRKILGVPIITWIGALTFSFLVYSLYITWGNPILLPINLPTLASLGIIYALGVSIYVISYYLNKTKGIELDLVFKEIPPE, from the coding sequence ATGGAGAGTAAAAGAATCTTCATTAGAGAAACCTCTGGCTTGGTAAGAGAAGTAAGTCCTTGGTCATCAATGTTGGCAACTTTCGCACTGGTGACGGGAGGTGTTCCTATCTTAATAATCTCATGGCTTTGGCTAGCACCCGGTATAGACTGGACGTTGGCTTTCTTAATAACACTTGTACCTACTCTTTCCATGGCTTTTCTATTTTACTTAGCCGGAATCTCAATGCCTCGAGCAGGTGGAGATTACGTTTTTAATAGTAGGGCTACACACCCTGCAGTAGGGTTTGTGAATTACTTCGCACTCTTCATTGCTTTCGCATTATCACTTGGACTCTACAGTTACTTAGGTGCTAGATGGTTTGCTTACTTGTTTTCTGGATTGGGCATGTTTCTAAATAACACAAGCCTAATGAATTTAGGTTCGTTTTTCTCAACCACTAGCGGTAGTGTAGCTGTAGGACTTATAATTATTGTAGTTTCCGCCATATTATCGTTTTCTAACAGAGCTGCGTGGAAATTCACTCTTATAAGCGGTATAGTTAGTATAATAGCTACAATAGTAATGTTTTATGTACTATCAACTATTAATCCTACCGCGTTCTCTAATGCTCTTTCTTCTTTCACCGGCGTTCCAAACGCTTATCAGAATGTAATATCGGATGCAACTTCTAACGGTCTTTCATTCGTGTCAAGTCCCATAATAGCAGCTGTTCTAGGAATTCCGGTAATTTGGTATTATTATACGTGGTATAATCTACCTGCTTCGTGGAGCGGTGAGATGAAAAACGTGAGAATAAATGTTTTGTACTCGATCATTGTGGCTATTTTAATTATAGCTGCCTATTACATTCTATTCACACAATTAAATATAAACGCATTCGGAGAAAGGTTTTTGACTGCTTGGGGATATATAAGCTGTAACGGAGTTAATGATACCGTTTATAACGACTTATCGTCCATAGGCACATTTACACCATTTTTCGCTTTATTGGTGAACAAAAGTATACCTCTTTTCATAATCATGTTTATAGCCTTCTGGCTACCGAACTTTTACAGTAATCCTCCGCTGATAATTGGATTAACTAGATATTTGTTTGCATGGTCTTTTGATAGATTAATGCCTTCTTGGATGGCCGATGTAAGTGAAAAGTTACATATACCGTTAAAATCTACGTTACTAGTATCTATAATAGGTTTAATAGGAGTACTACTTTACGCTTACGTTCCTCAGATCTCTATTGTGGACGTAACAGTCATATTCCAAATAAGTTACGCAATATTTGCTATTTCGGTAGCCTTAATGCCCTATATTAGGAGAAATATATATGAAAACGCTGTACCCATAAAAAGGAAGATACTAGGTGTTCCTATTATTACGTGGATAGGAGCTTTGACTTTCTCGTTCTTGGTATATTCCTTGTACATTACATGGGGGAATCCGATACTCCTGCCAATAAACTTGCCTACTTTGGCATCATTAGGGATAATATACGCTCTAGGTGTATCAATATATGTAATCTCTTATTATCTTAACAAGACCAAAGGTATAGAGTTAGACTTAGTATTTAAGGAGATTCCGCCAGAGTGA
- a CDS encoding aspartate aminotransferase family protein, protein MISDYVNKTPKSKLLYIENKHFMPYGVSSNYRYFDPYPLYLVKGKGSRVWDVDGNEYIDYNLGFGVLEVGHANEKIIEVINDAIKDGSIMGFEYYKTGTLAKMICQRYGLDMVRFSSSGTEATMHSIRLARAFTKRKKIIKFEGHYHGSHDQLLVNVNPLKPGIKTPSSLGIPEEIIQNTIVVDWNNIESFEKVAKEDVAAVIMEPVAMNMGLIPTDKEFLKTVFELSKEKGFLVIFDETKTGGKFYSGAAGYFNVKPDIVILGKAIAGGLPLSVIGGKREVMELIGPGKVAHGGTFNANVLAVNSAIVTLQELLTESAFYHMHRLSEMLEMGYTDIAEDLGVELSIARWGPSGSIYFSESVPKNYKEFIKLDFSKWFTYFYVMLSSGVIPMGGFNEQWTVSIKHTEEDIQKHIEVAEEAIRKAKEIKTNMPIEESF, encoded by the coding sequence ATGATAAGCGACTATGTAAATAAGACGCCAAAATCAAAACTTCTCTATATAGAGAATAAGCATTTCATGCCCTATGGTGTAAGCAGTAACTATAGATACTTTGACCCATATCCCTTATACCTAGTAAAGGGTAAGGGAAGCAGAGTATGGGACGTAGACGGAAACGAGTATATAGACTATAATTTGGGCTTTGGAGTCCTTGAGGTAGGTCATGCTAACGAGAAGATCATAGAAGTAATAAATGATGCAATTAAGGACGGCTCCATAATGGGTTTTGAATACTATAAGACAGGGACTTTAGCCAAAATGATCTGTCAAAGATACGGACTAGATATGGTGAGATTCTCGTCTTCAGGTACAGAAGCTACGATGCACTCAATAAGGCTTGCGAGAGCTTTTACGAAGCGAAAGAAGATAATAAAGTTTGAAGGACATTATCATGGTAGTCACGACCAGCTTTTGGTAAATGTGAACCCCTTAAAACCCGGAATTAAGACTCCGTCATCTTTAGGTATCCCTGAAGAGATTATACAGAATACTATTGTAGTGGACTGGAATAATATAGAATCTTTTGAGAAAGTAGCAAAAGAAGACGTTGCGGCAGTTATAATGGAACCCGTAGCAATGAACATGGGTCTAATACCAACCGATAAGGAGTTCTTAAAAACAGTGTTTGAGCTCTCGAAAGAAAAGGGATTTCTTGTGATCTTTGACGAGACAAAAACCGGTGGAAAGTTCTATTCAGGTGCTGCAGGATACTTTAACGTAAAACCCGATATTGTAATACTAGGAAAAGCGATAGCTGGCGGTCTTCCTCTCTCCGTTATAGGTGGTAAGCGAGAGGTTATGGAGTTAATTGGCCCCGGAAAGGTAGCACATGGAGGTACTTTCAACGCAAACGTTTTAGCAGTAAATTCCGCAATTGTTACACTGCAGGAACTCCTTACAGAGTCAGCATTCTATCATATGCATAGGCTTAGTGAAATGCTTGAAATGGGATACACTGATATAGCGGAAGATTTAGGGGTGGAATTAAGTATAGCTAGGTGGGGACCTAGTGGTTCAATTTACTTTTCGGAAAGTGTTCCTAAAAATTACAAGGAATTCATTAAACTTGACTTCAGTAAATGGTTCACATATTTCTACGTGATGTTATCTAGCGGTGTTATACCTATGGGAGGCTTTAACGAACAATGGACTGTATCTATAAAGCATACTGAGGAAGATATACAAAAACACATAGAAGTAGCCGAGGAGGCAATAAGAAAAGCAAAGGAAATTAAGACAAACATGCCAATAGAAGAATCATTTTAG
- the speB gene encoding agmatinase has product MRQIDALKSPRFTQISTFARLPLCQKLDEGEAVFLGVPFDDATTYRPGARFGPTGIRQGSRLLRPYNQFLDVYPFDSLNVCDMGDVNIIPGYIEDTMKIIEEEIVKIRGVPFIAGGDHSITLPILRAMYKKHGKINLVHLDSHYDFWDSYWGKKYTHGTWLRRALEEGILNEVVQMGIRGSLYSRDDVEDSKKLGVKSFTIRDLKYRLKEVLKELPSGKTYVSIDIDVVDPAFAPGTGTPEVGGLTSFEILEIIRSFDFSIIGFDVVEVSPPYDVSEITSMLAANIIYEGLSVLAKHR; this is encoded by the coding sequence ATGAGGCAGATAGACGCTCTGAAATCTCCTAGGTTTACTCAAATCTCGACTTTTGCTAGATTGCCCTTATGCCAAAAATTGGATGAAGGTGAAGCGGTATTTTTGGGTGTGCCTTTTGACGATGCGACAACTTATAGACCTGGTGCTAGGTTTGGACCCACCGGAATAAGACAAGGTTCAAGACTGTTAAGACCTTATAACCAGTTCTTAGACGTGTATCCTTTTGACTCACTTAACGTCTGTGATATGGGAGACGTCAATATAATTCCAGGCTACATAGAAGATACAATGAAAATAATAGAGGAAGAAATAGTAAAAATTCGAGGGGTTCCTTTTATAGCAGGAGGAGACCACTCAATAACCCTGCCTATACTTAGAGCAATGTATAAAAAACACGGAAAAATAAACTTAGTACACTTAGATTCTCACTATGACTTCTGGGACTCATATTGGGGTAAAAAGTATACACACGGAACGTGGTTAAGAAGAGCGCTAGAAGAAGGAATATTAAATGAAGTAGTGCAAATGGGAATAAGGGGGTCATTATACTCTAGGGATGACGTAGAAGATTCTAAAAAATTAGGTGTGAAAAGTTTCACAATAAGAGATCTAAAATATAGATTGAAGGAAGTTCTGAAAGAGTTACCGTCAGGTAAGACTTATGTATCGATAGATATAGACGTTGTGGATCCCGCCTTTGCACCAGGTACTGGGACTCCTGAAGTAGGTGGGCTTACTAGCTTTGAGATATTAGAGATAATTAGGAGTTTTGATTTTAGTATTATAGGCTTTGACGTTGTTGAAGTTTCGCCGCCCTATGATGTAAGCGAAATAACGTCAATGTTAGCTGCTAATATAATTTATGAGGGTCTTAGCGTTTTAGCAAAGCATAGATAG
- a CDS encoding zinc ribbon domain-containing protein, with translation MEEKQPKIYKELKSMKNKLKYTYRLKKCKFCGHENHPVNIYCEKCSKPLTTNQEKIKEWLIQKYLTQFLEKTSEYPDIIATRRRTKIGNVEFDYIIELANNNKILLYTVQDEKKIVDIINEVVDYNKINKEKIRLVFLQLLNQSRQNNLIIPNVDGKIIENAKNYGIEIEFFEE, from the coding sequence ATGGAAGAAAAACAACCTAAAATATATAAAGAACTAAAATCTATGAAAAATAAGCTAAAATATACTTATCGTTTAAAAAAATGTAAATTCTGCGGACATGAAAATCATCCTGTTAACATTTATTGTGAAAAATGTTCTAAGCCACTAACTACTAATCAGGAAAAAATTAAGGAATGGTTGATACAAAAGTATCTAACACAATTCCTTGAAAAGACAAGTGAGTATCCCGATATAATAGCCACAAGAAGAAGGACTAAAATAGGTAATGTGGAGTTTGATTATATCATCGAGCTAGCAAATAATAATAAAATCCTACTGTACACAGTACAAGATGAAAAAAAGATAGTAGATATAATAAATGAAGTAGTAGATTATAACAAGATTAATAAAGAAAAAATAAGGCTAGTATTTCTACAATTATTAAACCAGAGCAGGCAAAATAATTTAATAATTCCTAACGTAGACGGTAAAATCATTGAAAATGCCAAAAATTATGGCATAGAAATAGAATTTTTTGAGGAGTAA
- a CDS encoding glycosyltransferase yields the protein MIFELLELFYMILTHQFVYWPFHFILFFILASTIRGFLARKYKPYTEGLSRNQVKVSVIIPEYKEELSILEKVIRSAINNNPDEIIILCDDGRKEEEQLIKKLQREYPSANIRYVFPGKKMGKRASLSLGWLLATGDIIVQLDSDTIMEPNTINEIIKPFADPKVVGVQGHPLLFQTGSRLSYIMGQVIELSRDVVCRMLDGFLVVIDGKIAAYRRDFVIKNIRNFLVESWGKSRIILADDRALTFLANQQGYKTVYQSTAYARSAAQPTLFKFITQQLRWVRSGYLYLIKDIKEGLFFKAPRRYRFQEITYLFSPISFTAALIQTLILNVQAVEILDSGILLSTGLYIPLLLLSFIIFSIGIGITFTVSIKLMNIDKVEIKKLKIRFIDNIILGLIGLFVIYPMTLYAMLTYRNVTDWLTR from the coding sequence ATGATCTTTGAATTATTAGAGCTATTCTATATGATATTAACTCATCAATTTGTGTATTGGCCATTTCATTTTATATTATTTTTTATTTTAGCATCTACAATTAGAGGATTTCTAGCTAGAAAATATAAACCATATACTGAAGGATTAAGTAGGAACCAAGTTAAGGTTAGTGTAATAATCCCAGAGTACAAAGAAGAGTTATCTATACTAGAAAAGGTAATAAGAAGTGCAATAAACAATAACCCCGATGAAATTATAATACTTTGTGATGATGGTAGAAAGGAAGAAGAACAACTGATTAAAAAGCTTCAAAGAGAGTACCCAAGTGCCAATATACGTTATGTATTTCCCGGTAAAAAAATGGGGAAAAGAGCTTCTCTATCTTTGGGATGGTTATTAGCTACTGGAGATATAATAGTACAGTTAGATAGTGATACAATTATGGAACCTAATACAATTAATGAAATTATAAAACCATTTGCTGATCCTAAGGTTGTTGGTGTACAAGGACATCCATTATTATTCCAAACTGGTAGTAGACTGTCATATATAATGGGACAAGTGATAGAACTATCAAGGGATGTAGTATGCAGAATGTTAGATGGATTCTTAGTTGTAATAGACGGAAAAATCGCTGCCTATAGAAGAGACTTTGTTATAAAAAATATAAGAAATTTTCTAGTTGAATCATGGGGAAAAAGTAGAATAATATTAGCAGATGATAGGGCGTTAACATTTTTAGCTAATCAACAAGGATATAAAACAGTGTATCAGTCCACTGCATACGCTAGATCTGCTGCACAACCTACTTTGTTTAAGTTTATTACCCAGCAACTGAGATGGGTTAGAAGTGGTTACTTGTATCTTATCAAAGATATAAAAGAGGGATTATTTTTTAAGGCTCCAAGAAGATATAGATTTCAAGAGATAACTTACTTGTTTTCTCCAATATCTTTTACAGCAGCCCTAATTCAAACGTTAATACTTAATGTGCAAGCAGTAGAAATACTAGATAGTGGCATTCTCCTTAGTACTGGATTATATATTCCCCTCCTTTTACTATCATTTATAATTTTTTCTATAGGGATAGGTATTACTTTTACCGTTTCAATAAAATTAATGAATATAGATAAAGTAGAAATTAAAAAGTTAAAAATAAGATTTATCGATAATATAATTCTAGGTTTAATTGGATTATTCGTAATATATCCCATGACACTATATGCTATGTTAACATATAGAAATGTTACAGATTGGTTAACTAGGTGA
- a CDS encoding MFS transporter, whose translation MKDYIHATISSTLSWAGNIYDLLLITYVYPYIEAAYSLSYLGISALFALGLIGRVIGGIIFGKYADLIGRKPIMIIGTGGYALFQGLMAISPSAIFLFLFRGLEGIFMGAAWTAGMVIAYEKAPVSVRGLISGIYQSGYGIGYALTGVTYYFFLSNLESSWRLFLVTGSLPLLLLPYIYLKVSESYKMAEKNEKVRYKDYLNVLVKSTIAMSGMFIAYFSVFGNYTTIASHYIHMNNQMLAILMIVANIFLAISFITFGRLADVINKRKLIILGVIGLLVSAPFSVPLFIINPLVSFIATTVFAFSTGFWPLMPLLLADSVPIEVRGFLSGFAYNVGSLMGGLANIILGVIGSIYGISMLDKAIDGFVYFSLILVFLSVITWPKIPQKVSN comes from the coding sequence ATGAAGGACTATATACATGCTACGATATCTAGTACTTTATCATGGGCAGGAAATATATACGACTTGCTCTTGATCACCTACGTTTATCCTTACATTGAAGCTGCGTATTCGCTAAGCTATCTTGGAATTTCTGCCCTCTTCGCATTAGGGCTTATAGGTAGGGTAATAGGAGGTATAATTTTCGGTAAATATGCCGATTTAATAGGAAGAAAGCCAATCATGATTATAGGAACAGGAGGTTACGCTCTTTTCCAAGGGCTTATGGCAATATCTCCTTCAGCTATTTTCCTTTTCTTATTTAGGGGATTGGAAGGAATATTCATGGGAGCAGCTTGGACGGCTGGAATGGTGATTGCTTACGAAAAAGCCCCCGTAAGTGTGAGAGGGCTAATAAGCGGAATTTATCAATCAGGTTACGGAATTGGTTATGCCTTAACTGGCGTAACATATTATTTCTTCTTATCGAATTTAGAATCCTCATGGAGACTGTTCTTAGTAACCGGTTCTCTTCCACTTCTTCTCCTACCCTATATTTACCTGAAGGTAAGTGAAAGTTATAAAATGGCGGAAAAGAATGAAAAGGTTAGATATAAGGACTACCTTAACGTGTTGGTAAAGTCTACGATAGCCATGAGCGGAATGTTTATAGCTTATTTCTCTGTCTTCGGTAACTACACTACTATTGCATCACACTATATTCACATGAACAACCAAATGCTTGCAATACTAATGATTGTGGCCAACATATTTCTCGCGATTTCTTTCATAACCTTCGGAAGGCTTGCAGATGTAATAAACAAGAGAAAATTGATCATTTTAGGCGTAATAGGGTTATTAGTATCCGCACCATTCTCCGTTCCACTGTTTATAATTAATCCGTTAGTATCATTTATAGCTACTACAGTCTTTGCATTTTCTACTGGATTCTGGCCCTTGATGCCTCTTCTTTTAGCAGACTCAGTTCCGATAGAAGTTAGAGGATTTCTTTCAGGATTTGCTTATAACGTAGGAAGCCTAATGGGGGGTTTGGCAAATATAATTCTAGGAGTGATAGGGTCTATTTACGGTATTTCTATGCTAGATAAGGCTATTGACGGCTTCGTATATTTCTCACTTATCTTAGTATTCCTGAGTGTAATAACTTGGCCTAAGATACCGCAAAAAGTTAGCAATTAG